TGGGGTAACTGCCATTTAAAAtatgtcaggcttccctggtggcgcagtggttgagagtccacctgctgatgcaggggacacgggttcatgccccggtccgggaagatcccacatgccgcagagcggctgggtccgtgagccatggccgctgagcctgcgcgtccggagcctgtgctccgcaacgggagaggccataacagtgagaggcccgcgtaccgcaaaaatatatatatataataataaaatatgtcaacCTTAGTTTTTCTTAAAGATGACCCATTTACAGATGATTCAGAGCTACAATCAGGAAAGGGgttaggagaaggaaaatattaatttacatttgctAGGGCTTTCGCCAAAGCCCCACTTCCATCCATTGTAAAAAGGAAGTTCTTATAAAATCTCATCTTCACATTGCCACCTCTGATCACAAGGACCCCAATTCCTTTGAATGTAAACTCCACGTTTTGTTTGGTGGAAATGGATCGTGATAAAAAAAGCGACGTCTCCTTCACACATCTTTCCACCGTATCTCTGTTAAATGGACCCTCTAGGGATATCATGACAAAATTAAGTGGAACAACTGGGATATCACCTAGAGGAGAAAAAGACAGTTGGGGTGAGGGGAAAGAAGTGGAAATTACAACaaggacatatacacactcacaaataaTTATCTGATTCTCAGTTAATACTCAAAAATAGAACTGTCCATGTGAAGCCTTTAGTTGTACCCTATTAATAGATATTAATCAATACAATTTTCCCTAAAAGTAGAATGTTTTTTGctcaaaataagaacaaatagcTTCCTAAGCA
This is a stretch of genomic DNA from Lagenorhynchus albirostris unplaced genomic scaffold, mLagAlb1.1 scaffold_452, whole genome shotgun sequence. It encodes these proteins:
- the CCDC81 gene encoding coiled-coil domain-containing protein 81 produces the protein MMHTLPSLSKEEVSTIWGNVSEFVERQLSLHKGVQIPGLGTFTFTRQKLEVGNNKFILIQRPIFIMVEKLVQTHGLKQNKVYTPGDIPVVPLNFVMISLEGPFNRDTVERCVKETSLFLSRSISTKQNVEFTFKGIGVLVIRGGNVKMRFYKNFLFTMDGSGALAKALAN